The following coding sequences lie in one Apium graveolens cultivar Ventura chromosome 3, ASM990537v1, whole genome shotgun sequence genomic window:
- the LOC141713029 gene encoding protein SEH1-like isoform X2, translating to MPRKDPLELKNWQLQAEFQNVIDSVTKFGKVVSLSASISWNPQRGDQQSSFAIGFNSDIPLLNSTKIQVFHLALGSLSVKTSFGSNQFIRIPQPYKFKVKVNSEGHGKVTQELKVLLLPVVVALRPFVISLLHYFQRLVCFCIILHV from the exons ATGCCGAGGAAAG ACCCATTGGAATTGAAGAATTGGCAACTTCAG GCTGAATTTCAAAATGTTATTGATTCAGTGACTAAATTTGGGAAGGTGGTAAGCTTGTCTGCTTCTATTTCTTGGAATCCACAAAGAGGCGACCAACAGTCAAGCTTTGCTATAGGGTTTAATTCTGACATTCCATTATTAAATTCCACCAAG ATACAGGTCTTTCATTTGGCTTTAGGGAGTTTAAGTGTTAAAACTAGCTTTGGTTCAAATCAATTTATTAGAATTCCTCAGCCTTATAAATTTAAGGTAAAAGTCAATAGTGAAGGACATGGCAAG GTGACACAGGAGCTGAAGGTACTCCTCCTACCGGTGGTCGTAGCACTTAGACCATTTGTTATCTCTCTTCTACATTATTTTCAAAGACTTGTATGCTTTTGCATTATCTTGCACGTTTAG
- the LOC141713029 gene encoding protein SEH1-like isoform X3, with product MPRKVTKFGKVVSLSASISWNPQRGDQQSSFAIGFNSDIPLLNSTKIQVFHLALGSLSVKTSFGSNQFIRIPQPYKFKVKVNSEGHGKVTQELKVLLLPVVVALRPFVISLLHYFQRLVCFCIILHV from the exons ATGCCGAGGAAAG TGACTAAATTTGGGAAGGTGGTAAGCTTGTCTGCTTCTATTTCTTGGAATCCACAAAGAGGCGACCAACAGTCAAGCTTTGCTATAGGGTTTAATTCTGACATTCCATTATTAAATTCCACCAAG ATACAGGTCTTTCATTTGGCTTTAGGGAGTTTAAGTGTTAAAACTAGCTTTGGTTCAAATCAATTTATTAGAATTCCTCAGCCTTATAAATTTAAGGTAAAAGTCAATAGTGAAGGACATGGCAAG GTGACACAGGAGCTGAAGGTACTCCTCCTACCGGTGGTCGTAGCACTTAGACCATTTGTTATCTCTCTTCTACATTATTTTCAAAGACTTGTATGCTTTTGCATTATCTTGCACGTTTAG
- the LOC141713029 gene encoding protein SEH1-like isoform X1: protein MPRKVYELPDPLELKNWQLQAEFQNVIDSVTKFGKVVSLSASISWNPQRGDQQSSFAIGFNSDIPLLNSTKIQVFHLALGSLSVKTSFGSNQFIRIPQPYKFKVKVNSEGHGKVTQELKVLLLPVVVALRPFVISLLHYFQRLVCFCIILHV from the exons ATGCCGAGGAAAG TGTATGAGCTCCCAGACCCATTGGAATTGAAGAATTGGCAACTTCAG GCTGAATTTCAAAATGTTATTGATTCAGTGACTAAATTTGGGAAGGTGGTAAGCTTGTCTGCTTCTATTTCTTGGAATCCACAAAGAGGCGACCAACAGTCAAGCTTTGCTATAGGGTTTAATTCTGACATTCCATTATTAAATTCCACCAAG ATACAGGTCTTTCATTTGGCTTTAGGGAGTTTAAGTGTTAAAACTAGCTTTGGTTCAAATCAATTTATTAGAATTCCTCAGCCTTATAAATTTAAGGTAAAAGTCAATAGTGAAGGACATGGCAAG GTGACACAGGAGCTGAAGGTACTCCTCCTACCGGTGGTCGTAGCACTTAGACCATTTGTTATCTCTCTTCTACATTATTTTCAAAGACTTGTATGCTTTTGCATTATCTTGCACGTTTAG